In a single window of the Salmo trutta chromosome 21, fSalTru1.1, whole genome shotgun sequence genome:
- the cdh12a gene encoding cadherin-12a isoform X1, whose product MQLHTDLDRGDSDVKYTLSGEGVGTIFTIDQTTGDIHALMGLDREVKSYYTLRAQAVDMHTGRPLEPESEFIIKIQDVNDNEPKFLDGPYTASVPEMSPGGTFVMQVTATDADDPSYGNSARIVYSILHGQPYFSVDSKTGVIRTALPNMDREVKELYQVLIQAKDMGGQLGGLAGTTTINITLSDVNDNPPRFSKSIFHLRVPESSSVGSAVGKIRAHDLDSEKNAEVEYSIVPGDEGHMFNITSNGHSQEGIIVLSEHLDYETKRSYTFKVEASNAHLDPRFLHRGPFKDTATVKVNVLDVDEPPVFTKTSYTIDVYEDTPVSTIIGSVTAQDLDASNSAVRYSIEWKRPVDGCFDIDTVEGTISTNEMLDRESNRQHNISVVAIKVNNPILSNKVTVTVNVLDVNEFPPELTILFDTFVCENAIVGQVIQTINATDKDLPTVGQKFFFKSPREIRNRNFTVRDFGNNTAGIVTKRVGFQRRVQEYYMVPVVVEDSGYPAQSSTGTLTVRVCACETDGSLLSCTAEAVFLPVGLSTGAVMSILLCMVILLVIVVLYVGLRRQKKRETLMSSKEDIRDNVIHYDVEGGGEEDTHAFDMGTLRNTKAIKENMLRRGTGSWSDVTTQTEINGSTPTTEGSTDIIRDYIHQRLQENHLGFSAPPYDSLATYAYEGDGSVAESLSSIESWTVDGREDFRYLGEWGPSFKSLAGILDKDKADPPTAEVEES is encoded by the exons ATGCAGCTTCACACTGACCTGGACAGGGGCGACAGCGACGTGAAATACACTCTATCAGGAGAAGGAGTCGGAACCATCTTCACCATAGACCAGACGACAGGTGACATCCATGCCTTGATGGGTTTGGACCGAGAGGTGAAGTCTTACTACACGTTACGAGCCCAGGCTGTGGACATGCACACAGGCAGGCCTCTGGAGCCTGAGTCGGAATTCATCATAAAAATTCAAGACGTCAATGACAATGAACCAAAGTTCTTGGACGGCCCATATACAGCCAGTGTCCCAGAGATGTCACCAGGGG GTACTTTTGTTATGCAGGTGACTGCCACAGATGCTGACGACCCCTCCTATGGGAATAGCGCACGGATCGTCTACAGTATCCTTCATGGACAGCCTTACTTTTCAGTCGACTCCAAAACTG GGGTTATTAGAACTGCGTTGCCTAACATGGACCGTGAAGTGAAGGAGCTTTACCAGGTCCTTATTCAGGCAAAGGATATGGGCGGTCAGCTGGGAGGACTAGCCGGAaccaccaccatcaacatcaCCCTCAGCGATGTCAACGACAACCCACCCAGGTTTTCAAAAA GTATATTCCACCTCCGGGTCCCAGAGTCTTCGTCAGTGGGCTCAGCAGTGGGGAAGATCAGAGCTCATGACCTGGACTCTGAGAAGAATGCAGAGGTGGAATATTCTATCGTTCCTGGAGATGAAGGACACATGTTTAACATCACCTCCAACGGGCACAGTCAAGAGGGAATCATAGTCCTCAGTGAG CATCTCGACTACGAAACCAAAAGATCGTACACCTTTAAAGTGGAGGCCTCCAATGCTCACCTGGATCCCCGGTTCCTGCACCGGGGTCCCTTCAAAGACACTGCCACCGTCAAGGTCAACGTGCTGGATGTGGATGAACCCCCTGTGTTCACTAAGACCTCTTACACCATAGACGTGTATGAGGACACTCCTGTGAGCACCATCATTGGATCTGTTACAGCGCAGGACCTAGATGCAAGTAACAGCGCAGTTAG ATACTCTATTGAGTGGAAGAGGCCTGTGGATGGCTGCTTTGACATTGATACTGTGGAAGGGACCATCTCCACCAACGAGATGTTGGACAGAGAGAGTAATAGGCAGCACAATATCTCTGTTGTGGCCATTAAAGTTA ACAACCCTATCCTATCCAACAaggtcacagtcacagtcaatgTGCTGGATGTCAACGAGTTCCCTCCGGAGCTCACCATTCTCTTTGACACGTTTGTCTGTGAAAATGCAATAGTAGGCCAG GTAATTCAGACCATCAATGCTACGGACAAGGATCTTCCCACTGTTGGACAGAAGTTCTTCTTCAAGTCCCCCAGGGAAATCAGAAACAGGAATTTCACTGTGCGAGACTTTGGAA ACAACACAGCGGGGATAGTGACCAAGCGTGTGGGGTTCCAGAGGCGGGTCCAAGAGTACTACATGGTGCCTGTGGTGGTAGAGGACAGTGGCTACCCAGCCCAGAGCAGCACTGGCACCCTCACTGTCCGCGTGTGTGCCTGTGAGACCGACGGTTCCCTCCTGTCCTGCACGGCAGAAGCAGTCTTCCTACCAGTGGGTCTCAGCACCGGGGCAGTGATGTCCATTTTACTGTGTATGGTCATACTCCTGG TGATCGTGGTGCTCTACGTAGGCCTGAGACGGCAGAAGAAGAGGGAGACATTGATGTCGTCCAAGGAGGACATCCGGGACAACGTGATCCACTATGACGTCGAGGGGGGCGGCGAGGAGGACACCCACGCCTTCGACATGGGCACGCTGAGGAACACCAAGGCCATCAAGGAGAACATGCTCCGCCGGGGCACAGGGTCATGGTCAGATGTCACCACTCAAACTGAGATCAATGGGTCAACCCCTACCACAGAGGGCAGCACTGACATCATCAGGGACTATATTCACCAGCGTCTCCAGGAGAACCACCTGGGTTTTTCTGCTCCCCCGTATGACTCGCTGGCTACATACGCCTACGAGGGGGATGGGTCAGTGGCAGAGTCGCTGAGCTCCATCGAGTCGTGGACGGTGGATGGCCGTGAGGACTTCAGATACCTCGGCGAGTGGGGGCCGTCCTTCAAATCTCTGGCGGGGATATTAGACAAAGACAAAGCAGATCCTCCCACTGCGGAAGTGGAGGAGAGCTGA
- the cdh12a gene encoding cadherin-12a isoform X2, whose amino-acid sequence MITRNGLLLVFWFLLDKGFLAPLHAPSQSMMGREQHLRGVEGLGLRRHVASGVQRVKRGWVWNQFFVLEEYMGSEPQYVGKLHTDLDRGDSDVKYTLSGEGVGTIFTIDQTTGDIHALMGLDREVKSYYTLRAQAVDMHTGRPLEPESEFIIKIQDVNDNEPKFLDGPYTASVPEMSPGGTFVMQVTATDADDPSYGNSARIVYSILHGQPYFSVDSKTGVIRTALPNMDREVKELYQVLIQAKDMGGQLGGLAGTTTINITLSDVNDNPPRFSKSIFHLRVPESSSVGSAVGKIRAHDLDSEKNAEVEYSIVPGDEGHMFNITSNGHSQEGIIVLSEHLDYETKRSYTFKVEASNAHLDPRFLHRGPFKDTATVKVNVLDVDEPPVFTKTSYTIDVYEDTPVSTIIGSVTAQDLDASNSAVRYSIEWKRPVDGCFDIDTVEGTISTNEMLDRESNRQHNISVVAIKVNNPILSNKVTVTVNVLDVNEFPPELTILFDTFVCENAIVGQVIQTINATDKDLPTVGQKFFFKSPREIRNRNFTVRDFGNNTAGIVTKRVGFQRRVQEYYMVPVVVEDSGYPAQSSTGTLTVRVCACETDGSLLSCTAEAVFLPVGLSTGAVMSILLCMVILLVIVVLYVGLRRQKKRETLMSSKEDIRDNVIHYDVEGGGEEDTHAFDMGTLRNTKAIKENMLRRGTGSWSDVTTQTEINGSTPTTEGSTDIIRDYIHQRLQENHLGFSAPPYDSLATYAYEGDGSVAESLSSIESWTVDGREDFRYLGEWGPSFKSLAGILDKDKADPPTAEVEES is encoded by the exons CTTCACACTGACCTGGACAGGGGCGACAGCGACGTGAAATACACTCTATCAGGAGAAGGAGTCGGAACCATCTTCACCATAGACCAGACGACAGGTGACATCCATGCCTTGATGGGTTTGGACCGAGAGGTGAAGTCTTACTACACGTTACGAGCCCAGGCTGTGGACATGCACACAGGCAGGCCTCTGGAGCCTGAGTCGGAATTCATCATAAAAATTCAAGACGTCAATGACAATGAACCAAAGTTCTTGGACGGCCCATATACAGCCAGTGTCCCAGAGATGTCACCAGGGG GTACTTTTGTTATGCAGGTGACTGCCACAGATGCTGACGACCCCTCCTATGGGAATAGCGCACGGATCGTCTACAGTATCCTTCATGGACAGCCTTACTTTTCAGTCGACTCCAAAACTG GGGTTATTAGAACTGCGTTGCCTAACATGGACCGTGAAGTGAAGGAGCTTTACCAGGTCCTTATTCAGGCAAAGGATATGGGCGGTCAGCTGGGAGGACTAGCCGGAaccaccaccatcaacatcaCCCTCAGCGATGTCAACGACAACCCACCCAGGTTTTCAAAAA GTATATTCCACCTCCGGGTCCCAGAGTCTTCGTCAGTGGGCTCAGCAGTGGGGAAGATCAGAGCTCATGACCTGGACTCTGAGAAGAATGCAGAGGTGGAATATTCTATCGTTCCTGGAGATGAAGGACACATGTTTAACATCACCTCCAACGGGCACAGTCAAGAGGGAATCATAGTCCTCAGTGAG CATCTCGACTACGAAACCAAAAGATCGTACACCTTTAAAGTGGAGGCCTCCAATGCTCACCTGGATCCCCGGTTCCTGCACCGGGGTCCCTTCAAAGACACTGCCACCGTCAAGGTCAACGTGCTGGATGTGGATGAACCCCCTGTGTTCACTAAGACCTCTTACACCATAGACGTGTATGAGGACACTCCTGTGAGCACCATCATTGGATCTGTTACAGCGCAGGACCTAGATGCAAGTAACAGCGCAGTTAG ATACTCTATTGAGTGGAAGAGGCCTGTGGATGGCTGCTTTGACATTGATACTGTGGAAGGGACCATCTCCACCAACGAGATGTTGGACAGAGAGAGTAATAGGCAGCACAATATCTCTGTTGTGGCCATTAAAGTTA ACAACCCTATCCTATCCAACAaggtcacagtcacagtcaatgTGCTGGATGTCAACGAGTTCCCTCCGGAGCTCACCATTCTCTTTGACACGTTTGTCTGTGAAAATGCAATAGTAGGCCAG GTAATTCAGACCATCAATGCTACGGACAAGGATCTTCCCACTGTTGGACAGAAGTTCTTCTTCAAGTCCCCCAGGGAAATCAGAAACAGGAATTTCACTGTGCGAGACTTTGGAA ACAACACAGCGGGGATAGTGACCAAGCGTGTGGGGTTCCAGAGGCGGGTCCAAGAGTACTACATGGTGCCTGTGGTGGTAGAGGACAGTGGCTACCCAGCCCAGAGCAGCACTGGCACCCTCACTGTCCGCGTGTGTGCCTGTGAGACCGACGGTTCCCTCCTGTCCTGCACGGCAGAAGCAGTCTTCCTACCAGTGGGTCTCAGCACCGGGGCAGTGATGTCCATTTTACTGTGTATGGTCATACTCCTGG TGATCGTGGTGCTCTACGTAGGCCTGAGACGGCAGAAGAAGAGGGAGACATTGATGTCGTCCAAGGAGGACATCCGGGACAACGTGATCCACTATGACGTCGAGGGGGGCGGCGAGGAGGACACCCACGCCTTCGACATGGGCACGCTGAGGAACACCAAGGCCATCAAGGAGAACATGCTCCGCCGGGGCACAGGGTCATGGTCAGATGTCACCACTCAAACTGAGATCAATGGGTCAACCCCTACCACAGAGGGCAGCACTGACATCATCAGGGACTATATTCACCAGCGTCTCCAGGAGAACCACCTGGGTTTTTCTGCTCCCCCGTATGACTCGCTGGCTACATACGCCTACGAGGGGGATGGGTCAGTGGCAGAGTCGCTGAGCTCCATCGAGTCGTGGACGGTGGATGGCCGTGAGGACTTCAGATACCTCGGCGAGTGGGGGCCGTCCTTCAAATCTCTGGCGGGGATATTAGACAAAGACAAAGCAGATCCTCCCACTGCGGAAGTGGAGGAGAGCTGA